A segment of the Manihot esculenta cultivar AM560-2 chromosome 13, M.esculenta_v8, whole genome shotgun sequence genome:
AAAGTTCATCAAAGTTAAATTAGCATAAGTTAAAAGtgacattaaattttaaaaattaagtaaatttCGTATTAAAACATGATACATACCTGTCTTGCGCAACGCTTCCTTTATTGCTGTATTTTTGAATGTCTTATTATAATTACTCAAAACATGTCTGATGCAGTAACGATGATGACCAGCTGGAGGTTGCCACCAATCTTTCTGCATCGCTTTAGAATTCCAGCATGGCGATCTAAAATTATACACAAATCTTCTTGATTGGTCACAAAGATCCTTAAGAAATCAATAAACTATGACCAATTGTCACCGTCCTCCTTATCAACAATGGCAAAAGCTAATGAAAATAGTTGATTATTTTCATCAAGTGCGGTTGCACACAGTATACACCTGGTGTATTTTCCGTATAAGAATGTCCCATCGATTGAGATAACAGGTCGGTAATGTTTAAATCCCTCAATCGATTGCTTAAAAGCCCAAAACATATGGTCAAATACACAATATATCGGATTTAATCGCTCATTTATCCAATGTGGATTATCTTCAATCATGTATACTGTTTCTGGGTTAAAATGATGAAGAACAGTCATGAATCTACGCAAACGACTGTATGATTCATCCCAACCCCCATAAAGCCTTGCAATTGCCTTCTGCTTAGCTTTCCAAGTTTTCTGATAAGACGGCTCGTACCCAAATTTATCCCTCACTTCAGCTTGTAAGGCAGTAATTTTTATATCGGACTACTGTTCAATTAATGCAAAgatgaatgaacaaatgaaatttTCATCCAATTTGCTATGGTTTTTCGTCAACTGATGATTTGTATATGTGTGCGGTCCACTGTATCTCGTAATTTTCCATATATCCTCTCCTTCTTTCTTGGATGGTCGAAGCCTCCATGCACACCCACTGTCTTTGTCTTTGCACTTTATGGAATAAGTTTTCTCTCTTGTTTCATGGTAACAAAATTGATGATGATGTATTAGGTAATATTCTTTTGCAGCCGCAGCCACTGCATCTCTCAAATAAAATATCATCCCAACTGAAAACTCTTTAGAAGGATCCCAAAATGAACGACCTTCTGACTTATCATAAGGATCCACCCTAAGCAAATCGAAGTCTATTTCTGCATATGGGGAAGGATGAACAACAGTCACAATAGAATTAGAAAATTGTGTGTTGTAATATCGAGACTCACTCCCACTATCCTCCTGACCATTATCATCATCATTATCCTCAGTAGACATCCATGAATCATCGTCATCCTCGTTCTCATCCTCTACTGTATCAGATAAATTAATTGACGGCCCTGCAAGACTATCAGATAAACCATAATCATCAACTACATTTTGCTCTTCACATTGTTCATCATTTGATTCTACAGCAGTTCCAGATGGACCAATATCAGCATCCTCATTTGTAGTATCAACACAACGAAGTATCTTAACATATATTTCTATACCAGGTATACCACCAATTTGATACAAGTAATTAAACATACTAGATACATCATCTTCACCCCATATCTCCATACATTCAAATTTTAAGGATCCATCCACAATTGTAGGCTTTCTAAAACTAATTATCTCTATAAATTCATTATTCTCAGATAATCCAATTGCACGAGCAATTTTACCGACCAATTGATTAAAACTTATCCGTTTACCCATTGCAATAATCTTCGAAAAACCTCCATCATAATCGTAACCATTacaactatttataatattaccATCCCAATAAATATTAGCATATGTAGGAACTGCCATTtctctgataaaaaaaaattagaataaaaattaatttgtactCAAATtactatatacataaaaaaattaaaatttagaatataaaatatttaaaacttaccGGCGTTTCTTTTTTTGTGGTCGAATCGATACAAGtagggatggcaacggatcgggtattttcgggtacccgatccgaccgaaccctaatagaacggatttgggtagttataatcgggtttggaatgggttcgggttttaaaaataatacccgttgcggGTTCGAATCGAATTCGGATTTTATGTACAGGGTACCCactacccgaacccgtttatataaataattaatttaatataaaaaatatattttacaataatatttataaatttttttatatatttatatttaaaaatttaaatttaaatattctttagaaatattaaattttttaaatgaaaattattaatgaaaaatatcttttatataaattattaattaaaatacataagattaaacgggttcgggttttattcggataataataatcgggtttgggacgaattcggatagtttaaattaatttttaatcgggttcggaacgggttcggatattactaatataaatcgggttcgggttcgggtagtttaattttcgcgggtaccctacccgtttacatccctagatACAAGTAGATACAATAATTTTGTGAAATTTGTAGAGGGGAATAAATAGCTTATAGAATGCAATTTGCTGAGATAGAGTGCAGATTTTGGGTAATTTATAGAGTAGTGGGTAGGGTAATTTATGTAGATTTTTGGTAATTTATAGAGTAGTAGGTGGGGTAATTTATAGAGAGGCAGTGATGGTGCCGAACTAGCCGTTGGGAATAAATTGTGCAAGCAGGACCACATGGCTCTGCATGCAGAGCCACGTAGTCCGAAGCATGCAGAAGAAAAGTGTTTGGCACTTATAGTGCCGAACACTTTTCTCTTGCATGCAGTACCGCATGCAAAGTACCGCATGCATCTGCATACTCTGCATGCGGTACTGCATGCAGAGGAGCCACGGACCGCACAGGAATTTGTTCGGCAGTGATGGTGCCAAACAAATTCTTATGCATGCAGGCCTGTACCTGCATGGAAAAAAAAGCCTGCAGTGCCAAAGAGTTACGTGTTCGGCACCCAAAGTGTCGAACACGCCATGCGTGCAGCCACGGGAGCAGATTAATCTACTCTCGTGGCAAGGAACAGCTTGTTCGACACCTATGGTGTTGAACAAGCTGAGTGACTGGAGgttcgacacccatggtgtcgaactCTCTGTTGTTCGACACTATGGGTGTCGAATACTGCCGAACACGCTGGGCTGACACACATgatctgaaaatattttttgatcctgcattaattgataattattttttgaattatgcatgatttgaaaaattgcttGTCAAATTCATTTTAATCAAACAGACCCATGCCCCCTCTAGTTCTACTTACTTCTTGAGGTTCATTCGTAATTTCTCAAACTTCTAAGATATCATCTTAAACTTTGTGCTACGCTCCTTAGCCTTTAGTTTCATATAGTCATCCTCATTCCAGAAGTTTGCATCAAATAAACCATGGGCCTTCCTTTCGATCTTCTCTCTAACAATTTCAACGATAGACTTGGGCTTTTTAGTTCCGTTAACCTCTTTCAGTGGGTTGCTTGCCTAATGGCTTGCCTAATGACTTGAAAATTTTGGCCATCATCTCCTCCATCTCGCTGTTGGGGTTTCATCAAGCAATTTCTTAAGTATAGTCTTGGTCTCTTCCTTCTCATATATCATAGTGGCAAGCTAGTCTCAACTTAGGCAGGCTTCTAACTTTA
Coding sequences within it:
- the LOC122721504 gene encoding uncharacterized protein LOC122721504 translates to MAVPTYANIYWDGNIINSCNGYDYDGGFSKIIAMGKRISFNQLVGKIARAIGLSENNEFIEIISFRKPTIVDGSLKFECMEIWGEDDVSSMFNYLYQIGGIPGIEIYVKILRCVDTTNEDADIGPSGTAVESNDEQCEEQNVVDDYGLSDSLAGPSINLSDTVEDENEDDDDSWMSTEDNDDDNGQEDSGSESRYYNTQFSNSIVTVVHPSPYAEIDFDLLRVDPYDKSEGRSFWDPSKEFSVGMIFYLRDAVAAAAKEYYLIHHHQFCYHETREKTYSIKCKDKDSGCAWRLRPSKKEGEDIWKITRYSGPHTYTNHQLTKNHSKLDENFISEVRDKFGYEPSYQKTWKAKQKAIARLYGGWDESYSRLRRFMTVLHHFNPETVYMIEDNPHWINERLNPIYCVFDHMFWAFKQSIEGFKHYRPVISIDGTFLYGKYTRCILCATALDENNQLFSLAFAIVDKEDGDNWS